A region of the Roseiflexus sp. RS-1 genome:
TGAGGATGACCGGCGTACCGGCGCTCGCAGGCGAAGCCGGCTTTTCCGCTATCGAACGCGCCAGCATTCGACCCACCCTGGATATTCACGGCATCGGCGGCGGTTTCACCGGACCAGGGAAGAAAACCGTCATCCCGGCACAGGCGACGGCGAAAATCTCAATGCGGCTTGTTCCATACCAGGCGCCGCACGAAATCGTACAGTTCGTCACCCGGTTTTTGCAGGAGCAGGCGCCGCCAACCGTTACACTCGATGTGAAGGTGCTGAGTGCATCCCATCCTGTCCTCATCGATTATCGCGCCGGAGCGATACAGGCTGCATCGCGGGCGTTCGAGGCAGCCTTCGGTGCGCCGGCAGCCTTCACGATCGGCGGGGGCACATTGCCAGTTGCCGCCGATCTGCAGGAGGCGCTGCGGGCGCCGCTGGTCATAACCGGTTTCGGCTTGCCCGACGACAATATGCATGCGCCGAACGAAAAACTGAACCTCGACTGCTTTGCGCGCGGGTGCGAAATGATCGCCCACTACCTGGCGCTGCTGGCGGCGTCTTCTGGGGCGCAACCCTCTGCTCCCTGAGCGCTACTCATACGCCAGCACCTCGCGTACCGTGAGGCGCGTCGCCTGATATGCCGGCACGAGGCTTGCAATTGCCGCGACGATCGTCACCAGCACCAGCCAGATGATCGCACCGCCAACCGAGAACGAGAAGGTCAGCGGTGTCTGGAAGAACGCCATACCCACGGCATCGGAGATCAGTTTCGCCAGCGGAACGGCAACGATCATCGCCAGCGCCCAACTCAGCACGCCAATGATGATACCCTCGGTCACAACAATGCGCTGTACCGCGCCGTTCGATGCGCCGATGGCGCGCAGAACGCCGATTTCGCGGGTGCGTTCGAGCACATTGATGCTCATCGTTCCCATCAAGCCCAATCCGCCGACAGTTGCCAGCAGGAGCGCCATGACCAGCAGAAAGGCGACCAGGATGTTGAAGAACAGTTCGTTCTGCTGCCGGATGCTTGCGACGGTCTGCGTGAACGCAAGCCGCATGCCGAGCGATTTGTAATGCTCATCGAGCGCCTTTGCGACCCGCTCCTGATTGGCGGCGTCCGCCGGTTCGATCTGCACCACAAGGATGGCGGCGCGTCCAACGAAGCCGTTGACGCGCGCAAAGTATGGATAGTTGGTGTACACCATCGCCTGCCCGCCAATGCCGCGCACAATGCCGACCACGTTCCACTCCATCTCGCGGCGGTCGATCTTCAGCGTCACGGTATCGCCGACCTTGATATCAGGTTCCAGGCTGAGCACACTCGAATTGATCACCAGTGCGTTTTCATCATCAGGGAGCAACCAGCGTCCCTCAAGAACGGTCGGAATGATCATGCGCGTGTCAGCGGGCACCGAGTACATGAACAGTTCTGCGCTTTCTGTGCCGTTTGCGCGAACGCGACGCACCGACCTCCCGCCCCAACTCTCAGCAACGGTCACACCGGGCACGGCCAGCGCCTCGCGTTCGATCTGTTCGACGCGATAAAAGCGCGAAAACATCCCCATGACATCAAAATTGAAGTATTTCAGCGCATCGTCCAGCGTCAACAGCATCGAGTCGCGCACGCTGAACACCGACATGAAGATGACGCCCGAGAGCGTGAGCGTCATCATTGTCAACGTCAGCCGTCCTTTGCGCCGAAAGGTGTTGCGGAGCGATAACATCAACGGACGAGAGAGTCCGTGAATACGCTCCAACAGACGATCAATGCGACCACGCCCAAAGCGTCCCTTCCCCAGACCGTAGCCGCTGATCGCCTCATGAACCGTCACGCGGGCGCCGCCGAAGATCGGCAGGAGCGCTGCCAGCAACGGCGTGATCAGACCGACAGCGATCATGATCAGCCACGCCTCAAGCGGCATTGCCAGACTGGTCACATCGGTGTTCATCATACCGGCGATGAGGATGGTGAGACCTGCGGCAACCAGATACGCCAGCGGCATTGCAATCACCAGCGCCATCCCCCCAAGCAGCAGCACGCCTGCGAGATACATAACGACGATATCGACCGAGCGGGCGCCGATGGCTTTCATCACGCCGATTTGCCGCACCTG
Encoded here:
- a CDS encoding ABC transporter permease, which encodes MMLSPRWRKVFADVWSNKTRTLLVVLSIAVGVFAIGAIAGANALLSREMTAAYLAVNPADVSIYCDAFDDDLVRSVRRIPGVAEAVGSQTVNARIQIGSDQWRDLTIYVVRDFEDMRINKVFPVAGAWPPPHRELLIERASLPLTGAAIGDTVTIRLTNETQRRMRIAGVVATPNLPPAALTNQTYAFMTFESLEWLDQPQFYTGLDITVTGDRFDKQHIEAVAALVRSKIESSGRAVYFTYLPEPGRHPAYQVLQPLFLLLGLLGALSLFASGFLVVNTISALLTQQVRQIGVMKAIGARSVDIVVMYLAGVLLLGGMALVIAMPLAYLVAAGLTILIAGMMNTDVTSLAMPLEAWLIMIAVGLITPLLAALLPIFGGARVTVHEAISGYGLGKGRFGRGRIDRLLERIHGLSRPLMLSLRNTFRRKGRLTLTMMTLTLSGVIFMSVFSVRDSMLLTLDDALKYFNFDVMGMFSRFYRVEQIEREALAVPGVTVAESWGGRSVRRVRANGTESAELFMYSVPADTRMIIPTVLEGRWLLPDDENALVINSSVLSLEPDIKVGDTVTLKIDRREMEWNVVGIVRGIGGQAMVYTNYPYFARVNGFVGRAAILVVQIEPADAANQERVAKALDEHYKSLGMRLAFTQTVASIRQQNELFFNILVAFLLVMALLLATVGGLGLMGTMSINVLERTREIGVLRAIGASNGAVQRIVVTEGIIIGVLSWALAMIVAVPLAKLISDAVGMAFFQTPLTFSFSVGGAIIWLVLVTIVAAIASLVPAYQATRLTVREVLAYE